TGGTATGATGTTCTTCTAGAGTTTTCCATTAGTTTGGTATACTTCTATTGTGTTTCCAAGTCTTCATTCCATTCACGAATTAATGAAAGAAAAATGCATTCCTTAGGGTTGCAGCCCACTGGACTCCAAATGCGGGTGACAAAACTGTACTACAATATGATGATGTGATGAAGCTTGACTTTGGAACACATATAGATGGTCCGTCAATAGTTTTGCTTTATTTATTGATTTGGTTCCTTGTCAATTAGTCATGCTATTTTAGTTGCAAGCACTAACTTTGTATCTCTTCCAGGGTACATTGTTGATTGTGCATTTACTGTTGCGTTCAACCCTATGTACGATCCATTGCTTCAAGCTACAAGAGATGCCACAAATACAGGGATCAAGGTAATTTTGACATGTTTCTGCATTCTGTAGGCTTTATTCATGCCATTTTCCTGCAGTTCTCTGTTTGATTGTACAAAAGCGACAGCTTTTGCTCAAGTGCAACACATTCATGTGTTCCTGGAATACTGATTTCCATTATACAATTATAGTGTGTAGGCGTCTCTCTAGCCGGTAGCTGCTACTGTATAGTTTCTCTTGACTAATTTGAATTTCTCCTGTTAAGTGGGCCAGTATATTTGGTTGTCTGAAATTATTTCTTCTGTTATAGCTTGCACATATTGGACATCAGTAATGATGTGTTACTTCATCTCAGGAAGCTGGAATAGATGCACGGCTTTGTGATGTTGGTGCTGCAATCCAAGAAGTAATGGAGTCATATGAGGTTGAAATCAATGGGAAAGTTTTCCAAGGTAATGTAAAGCAGTCATCTGCAGCTTTTGATTTCCCAGTGTGCAAAAATAATGTAAAGTGAAAAAGGAAATGATAACTAAAACTACTTTGTTGCTTGTATATGACAGTAAAAAGTGTTCGGAACCTCAATGGACATAGCATTGGACCATATCAAATCCATGCTGGGAAATCAGTTCCAATAGTGAAAGGTGGAGAACAAACAAAAATGGAGGAGGGAGAGTTTTATGCCATTGAAACATTTGGATCTACCGGTATGTTATTATTTTGCAGCTTGAACTCATGGATATAAATTTATTAGTGTAATGTGTCCTAATTGTTTTCCCAGAAAAATGTCACTTTGCCACTTATATAAGTAGAATGACCTTTGACTTCACTACATAAAATTTATTGTCCCTACTGGGGACAAGGCTTCAACACTTTATAACCTTCACGATGTTTGCAGGAAAGGGATTTGTCAGGGAGGACTTGGAATGTAGTCATTACATGAAGAACTTTGATGTTGGACATGTACCTTTGCGGTTAGCAAAGGCGAAGCAACTACTCGGGACCATCAACAACAACTTTGGAACGCTCGCTTTCTGTCGCCGGTACTTGGACCGCCTCGGTGAGACGAAGTACCTCATGGCTCTGAAGAATCTCTGTGATAATGGTATCGTTCAGGTACGTGAATCCCTCCATCTCCACCCCATCCTCTAATCCTTGTCACTGACATTCTCTGGTTAATCACTGACTTCCGCTCTGTCCACAGCCGTACCCTCCCCTGTGCGATGTGAGAGGGAGCTACGTCTCGCAGTTTGAGCACACCATCCTACTCCGGCCGACCTGCAAAGAGGTGATTTCCAGAGGCGATGACTACTGAGCCTCCTTTTAGTGGAGCACACACCGTTTTTGCGCAACCTGTGTACCATCTCCTTATGGACCATAGTCACATATCACAGCCAGATAAATAATTTCGCACTCCTGATCAAATGTTTTGAGCCTGGAATTTGTTGGGTTTTTTTTTGACGGACTGAAATTGCTACCCTGTTGAATTAATGTTGGATAACCTTTTGATACGAGCATCCGGTGGAGTAAAATATGATTATCAAATCGGAATATAGAAACCACAGATCGGGAGCTGCTTTGCAACGGAAAGGGAACAAGGGAAAATGCTCTACTGAACAAGGCGCAACTTGGAAGCCCAAATTATTAAAGGCCCAATTGAGCCTGTCTGGCGATTGTTTTTACTCTTGTTTTAGTGTTTTGCAGAAGTATTGTCCGGGCAAAGATAGAGCCTAAACATACTTCAACTATAGCATACTTTGACAGACATAGCTCGAATCACAGAGTAAAGTCCACTGGAGCAAGAAAAATAAGGGATTTAGCATGCTTTGTTTGAACGAATCAATCCAAGCATACTTTTTTTTAAAACCCCAGCATACTTTATTTaattagtagtagtagtagataGATATAACAGACAATCATCAGCACTAGACAGATGATAAGCGCATGGTTCGCTCATCCTTCCTATCCAGACGACGGCATGAACTGAACACAACCGTCTCCAAGAGCCTGGCAATGGCGGCTATGACCAGTAGAATCCAGCGCAGCTGCCACGGTCTTCGCATCAAGTTCTTCCTGCAGGATGACCTTGCATATCTGCTTCAGCCTACACATGGCGTAccgatccgccgccgcgagAAGATCCCCCACTAGTTCTCGGTACTCCTCCCTACCAAGATCGACCAGGCCAGGCAACGCGTCGGTGTAGATGAAGTGGAGCAGGGTCCTGAACACCAGAGGCGTCATGCCGTCGACGGCCACCGCCTCACCTGCGTCCTCCTCCTTCGTCGGCGGAGGCGACCCGGAGAGCTCGGCCTTGATCACCGGCGACTGCGCCGCGAGCACGGCCCGGTGCGCGCGGAACGTTTCTCCCTGCACAGTGAAGGCGACGTCGGCCCCCACCTGCGTCCGCAGCAGCGCGCCGAGGTGCTCCCGCAGGTCGGGCGGCGGAGGCTCGACGGTCTCCGGAGACGCCGCGGTCGGCTGGAGCCGCGCCCCCCGCACGACGTCGAGGAAGCACTCAACGGTGAGGCGGTCGCCGCGGAGGTACGGCGACGCCGCGAGCTCGCCCCTCGTCATGAACGCGCGGGCGCCCCTCGAACGCCACCGGCTCCGTGCTCCGGTGCACCAAGCGCGGCAGCCCGGTGGCGCGGTCGACCAGCCTGAGGTCGAACAGCGCCCGCGTGGTGGCGTTCGGTGTCACGAGCCGGACGAAGGCGGACACG
The Panicum virgatum strain AP13 chromosome 6N, P.virgatum_v5, whole genome shotgun sequence genome window above contains:
- the LOC120677607 gene encoding methionine aminopeptidase 2B-like, with product MAAVDTTAKEMEALHVGQNDEMNENLIKGDKASSSNSATLAAQSSPPEDDDDEAQADGPSQDGAPAVKKKKKKNKSKKKKDPLQQTGPPSIPVDELFPSGEFPEGEIQQYKDDNLWRTTSEEKRELERLQKPMYNSVRRAAEVHRQVRKYMRSIIKPGMLMVDLCETLENMVRKLIKENGLQAGIAFPTGCSLNWVAAHWTPNAGDKTVLQYDDVMKLDFGTHIDGYIVDCAFTVAFNPMYDPLLQATRDATNTGIKEAGIDARLCDVGAAIQEVMESYEVEINGKVFQVKSVRNLNGHSIGPYQIHAGKSVPIVKGGEQTKMEEGEFYAIETFGSTGKGFVREDLECSHYMKNFDVGHVPLRLAKAKQLLGTINNNFGTLAFCRRYLDRLGETKYLMALKNLCDNGIVQPYPPLCDVRGSYVSQFEHTILLRPTCKEVISRGDDY
- the LOC120679778 gene encoding BTB/POZ and MATH domain-containing protein 2-like — translated: MTRGELAASPYLRGDRLTVECFLDVVRGARLQPTAASPETVEPPPPDLREHLGALLRTQVGADVAFTVQGETFRAHRAVLAAQSPVIKAELSGSPPPTKEEDAGEAVAVDGMTPLVFRTLLHFIYTDALPGLVDLGREEYRELVGDLLAAADRYAMCRLKQICKVILQEELDAKTVAAALDSTGHSRHCQALGDGCVQFMPSSG